The following coding sequences lie in one Silvanigrella aquatica genomic window:
- the upp gene encoding uracil phosphoribosyltransferase, with amino-acid sequence MSKHNSKIDHQNIHLLQHPLLSHSLSILRKKDTNAGEFRRLLSEMSRLMAYESSRDLKIKNIPIETPFEKMESPFICEDVTIVSVMRAGMGMLDGFMQMFPLSKVGHIGIYRDKFLNNTVEYYFRLPDDIEGNKIFLLDPLLATGSTVVAAIDRLKQYGVHEIRFHCLLASPEGLEILHESHPDVSVYCLSVERGMNEKGYLLPGLGDAGDRIYGTL; translated from the coding sequence ATGTCGAAGCATAATTCGAAAATTGATCATCAAAATATTCACCTATTGCAGCATCCCTTATTATCACATTCTCTCTCTATTTTACGTAAAAAAGATACAAATGCGGGCGAGTTTCGAAGATTATTAAGCGAAATGAGCAGGCTTATGGCTTATGAGAGCTCAAGAGATTTAAAAATAAAAAACATACCAATAGAAACTCCTTTTGAAAAAATGGAAAGTCCTTTTATTTGTGAAGATGTGACAATTGTCTCTGTCATGCGCGCAGGAATGGGAATGCTTGATGGATTTATGCAAATGTTTCCTCTTTCTAAAGTGGGTCATATTGGAATATATCGAGATAAATTTTTGAATAATACGGTTGAATATTATTTTAGACTTCCCGATGATATTGAAGGAAATAAAATTTTTCTTTTAGATCCTCTTTTAGCAACCGGTTCTACAGTCGTAGCGGCTATTGATCGCTTAAAACAATACGGCGTTCATGAAATCCGATTCCACTGTTTATTAGCCTCACCAGAGGGGCTCGAAATTTTGCACGAATCCCATCCTGATGTATCTGTTTATTGTCTTTCTGTAGAGAGAGGGATGAATGAAAAAGGATATTTGTTGCCAGGATTAGGCGATGCGGGTGATAGAATTTACGGAACTTTATAG
- a CDS encoding DsbA family protein, with protein sequence MKMAQLKISNKWMIMSALASMAIAVSSCQTRNNSQIENNNQTFGMYNGKAVTFAELTQGEKSEIINAQKKVYETAQNILEKYYLDSWFFEYQKKNNLNTLDDAKKDYFSKNVKIDDLEVQSFIKQNANNPQMQQIPEKERVGLVKQYMTRVAQAKEEQSLLQNAEEQGKIKLVGIEKPSEIVVQFKENGYKYDDNLTQPKITIVEFADYQCPYCVQAHSTIEKLLSSYKGKVQYIFKDFPLTEIHPEAMPAAIAAKCAGNQGKYWEMHKLLFSREPSAPLSANLYESFADQLKLNINDFKSCREDKSSTISKSIHADIQEGNDIGINATPSLFINGQKYEGNMSFDGLKKEIDTRLAVK encoded by the coding sequence ATGAAAATGGCTCAATTAAAAATTTCAAATAAATGGATGATCATGTCTGCGCTGGCAAGTATGGCTATTGCAGTTTCGAGTTGCCAAACAAGAAATAACAGTCAAATTGAAAATAATAATCAAACTTTTGGAATGTATAATGGCAAGGCTGTTACTTTCGCTGAGTTAACTCAAGGAGAAAAATCAGAAATTATCAATGCGCAAAAAAAAGTATATGAAACTGCACAAAATATACTTGAAAAATATTATTTAGATTCCTGGTTTTTTGAATATCAAAAGAAAAATAATTTAAATACTTTAGATGATGCTAAGAAAGATTATTTTTCAAAAAATGTAAAAATTGATGATTTAGAGGTGCAAAGCTTCATAAAACAAAACGCAAATAATCCTCAAATGCAACAAATTCCCGAAAAAGAACGCGTTGGCTTGGTTAAGCAATATATGACGCGCGTTGCCCAAGCAAAAGAGGAGCAATCTTTATTGCAAAACGCAGAAGAGCAAGGAAAAATTAAGCTTGTGGGAATTGAAAAACCTTCAGAAATTGTGGTTCAATTTAAAGAAAATGGCTACAAATATGATGATAATTTAACTCAACCTAAAATTACAATTGTAGAATTTGCTGATTATCAATGTCCTTATTGCGTTCAAGCGCATTCAACCATTGAAAAACTTTTGTCTTCTTATAAAGGAAAGGTGCAATATATTTTCAAAGACTTTCCTTTAACCGAAATTCACCCTGAAGCCATGCCCGCTGCTATTGCGGCAAAGTGTGCGGGGAATCAAGGAAAATACTGGGAAATGCATAAGTTGTTGTTCAGCAGAGAGCCTTCAGCTCCTTTGTCTGCGAATCTCTATGAGAGTTTCGCAGATCAGTTGAAATTAAATATAAATGATTTCAAATCCTGTAGAGAAGATAAAAGCAGTACAATAAGCAAATCAATACATGCGGATATACAAGAAGGTAATGATATTGGAATCAATGCAACTCCTTCGTTATTTATCAATGGCCAAAAGTATGAAGGCAATATGAGCTTTGACGGGCTCAAAAAAGAAATCGACACCCGCCTTGCTGTAAAATAG
- the udk gene encoding uridine kinase, which translates to MKKNKDIKIIAISGGSGSGKTTAAKQLQQFLGNDDCKILSQDNYYHDHSDKFSGDGSVNFDHPDAIDFHLMAQHLKLLSENKAVEVPIYDFVTHTRKKETIPFKPTKFIIVDGILILSQEILRPHFDFAIFIDIAEETRYSRRLKRDVEERGRHPEGVKIQFDSFVKPMHEMFVQPSRVFATHIAYDNNSLANLFEDLKKDFF; encoded by the coding sequence TTGAAAAAAAATAAAGACATAAAAATTATAGCAATTTCAGGTGGTAGTGGTTCAGGTAAGACAACGGCTGCTAAGCAATTACAGCAATTTCTTGGCAATGATGATTGTAAAATACTGAGTCAAGATAATTATTATCATGATCACAGTGATAAATTTTCTGGTGATGGCAGTGTGAATTTTGACCACCCCGATGCCATAGACTTTCATTTGATGGCGCAACATCTTAAATTATTATCTGAAAACAAAGCTGTTGAAGTTCCTATTTACGATTTTGTCACTCATACTCGTAAAAAAGAAACTATCCCTTTCAAGCCTACAAAATTTATTATCGTTGATGGAATTTTAATTCTTTCACAAGAAATACTTAGGCCTCATTTTGATTTTGCCATATTTATTGATATTGCTGAGGAAACAAGATATTCAAGACGTTTAAAAAGAGATGTGGAAGAGAGAGGGCGTCATCCTGAGGGAGTTAAAATTCAGTTTGATTCTTTTGTGAAACCCATGCACGAAATGTTTGTGCAACCTTCACGTGTTTTCGCAACTCATATTGCATATGATAATAATAGTTTAGCAAATCTTTTTGAAGATTTGAAAAAAGATTTTTTTTAA
- the rffA gene encoding dTDP-4-amino-4,6-dideoxygalactose transaminase, whose product MRIPLSKPHIPKKVFENINEVLSSGKLSGDGFFCHSAEEKFRNKLKIKNALLTSSCTHALEMSMLLLDAKENDEVILPSFTFTSTANAVLVAGLKPIFCEIDPQTMNMDMNDVAKKITHKTKAIIPVHYAGVACDMESLFSLCEGQNIMIVEDAAHGIGAKWKGKSLGTIGHMGTLSFHDTKNVICGEGGAFLTNNEFLADKAQIIREKGTNRSQFLRGQVDKYTWVEKGSSYILAEPLAAILSAEIDIMDELNAKRGVIHNYYMEQLHDLEQKEILALPKIPHYCDSNYHLFYIILKNEDARNSLMSYLRARGIGATFHYIPLHSAPAGECLGYKKEHLPITEEYSKRLLRLPLFPDLIQDDYSYVVEEIFNWSKTI is encoded by the coding sequence ATGAGAATCCCTCTTTCAAAACCTCACATTCCTAAAAAAGTTTTTGAGAATATAAATGAAGTCTTATCTTCGGGAAAACTCTCAGGGGATGGGTTTTTTTGTCACAGTGCCGAAGAGAAATTTCGTAATAAATTAAAAATTAAAAATGCATTATTGACTTCATCTTGCACACACGCTCTAGAAATGTCCATGTTATTATTAGATGCAAAAGAAAATGATGAAGTCATTTTACCTTCATTTACGTTTACATCTACGGCAAATGCCGTGCTTGTTGCAGGTTTAAAACCTATATTTTGTGAAATTGATCCCCAAACTATGAATATGGATATGAATGATGTCGCAAAAAAAATAACTCATAAAACAAAAGCTATTATTCCTGTACATTATGCGGGTGTTGCCTGTGATATGGAGAGCCTTTTTTCACTTTGTGAGGGGCAAAATATTATGATTGTTGAGGATGCAGCTCATGGCATTGGAGCAAAATGGAAAGGAAAAAGCTTAGGTACAATTGGACATATGGGGACATTAAGTTTTCATGACACCAAAAATGTGATTTGTGGTGAGGGTGGTGCCTTTCTGACAAACAATGAATTTCTTGCTGATAAAGCGCAAATCATTAGAGAAAAAGGAACAAATCGAAGTCAATTTTTGCGCGGGCAAGTGGATAAGTACACATGGGTAGAAAAAGGATCGAGCTATATTTTAGCAGAGCCTTTAGCGGCCATTTTGTCTGCTGAAATAGATATTATGGATGAACTCAATGCAAAGCGGGGAGTCATCCATAATTATTATATGGAGCAATTGCATGATTTAGAGCAAAAAGAAATTTTAGCTCTTCCTAAAATTCCGCATTATTGTGATTCCAATTATCACTTGTTTTATATTATTTTAAAAAATGAAGATGCTAGAAATTCATTAATGTCTTATCTACGTGCACGTGGCATTGGCGCCACTTTTCATTATATTCCTTTGCATTCGGCTCCTGCGGGTGAATGCTTAGGTTATAAAAAAGAACATTTGCCCATTACAGAAGAATATTCTAAAAGACTTTTGCGATTGCCTTTATTCCCCGATCTAATTCAGGATGATTATTCTTATGTAGTGGAAGAAATTTTCAATTGGTCAAAAACAATTTAA
- a CDS encoding glycosyltransferase family 4 protein produces MQKNLSILHVNTSHAYGGLELYTILLVKKLAESGIKSAIYCIPGSRIDEEAQRLAIPVYYGFKQARISISDIKYLRKIIKKDNFNIVHSHTRQDVWLCSLAMLFLKNKRQIFSLYMSAPSKNDIIHRFIYSKVTAITSSSEILNDRIRKNYPILPEQVHLLRYGRDLSVYQKKHEDRTYIRDLYHVKNDEFVVATMCRIDPGKGVREIAEALLLLKPEIKTKVKIWLMGEPTLDHTAADGTRVYELQALKLYEWLQEFSKRPEVENRIQLIPFQTNIIPYLSAMDIFILGTYKETYSLSVLDAMAMGLPVIGTNSGGTPEQIENHVRGLLVSPRNSQDIAWAISEYVENPNLICEHGENAKNWVFKEHSWQNKVTKLNALYSQALEK; encoded by the coding sequence ATGCAAAAAAATTTATCTATTTTACACGTAAATACATCACATGCTTATGGTGGTCTTGAGCTCTATACGATTTTATTAGTGAAAAAACTGGCAGAGTCAGGAATAAAGTCGGCAATTTATTGTATTCCAGGTTCACGTATTGATGAGGAAGCGCAAAGGCTTGCTATTCCCGTTTATTATGGATTTAAGCAAGCACGTATTAGTATTTCTGATATAAAATATCTTAGAAAAATTATTAAAAAAGATAACTTTAATATTGTTCATTCACATACACGACAGGATGTGTGGCTCTGTTCCTTAGCCATGCTTTTTTTAAAAAATAAACGTCAGATTTTTAGTTTATACATGAGCGCGCCTTCAAAAAATGATATTATTCATCGCTTTATTTATAGCAAGGTTACTGCCATTACTTCTTCATCTGAAATATTAAATGACAGAATAAGAAAAAATTATCCTATTTTACCGGAGCAAGTTCATTTGTTACGTTATGGGCGAGATCTCTCGGTATATCAAAAAAAACATGAAGATCGCACATACATAAGAGATCTTTATCATGTTAAAAATGATGAGTTTGTTGTTGCTACCATGTGCCGCATTGATCCTGGTAAGGGGGTGCGTGAAATTGCGGAAGCCCTTTTACTACTCAAACCTGAGATTAAAACAAAAGTGAAAATTTGGCTCATGGGAGAGCCCACTCTCGATCATACGGCAGCAGATGGCACTCGTGTCTATGAACTGCAAGCCTTGAAATTATATGAATGGCTGCAAGAATTTTCCAAAAGACCGGAAGTTGAAAATAGAATTCAGTTAATTCCGTTTCAAACAAATATTATTCCTTATTTAAGTGCCATGGATATCTTTATATTAGGAACATATAAAGAAACATATTCCCTTTCTGTCCTGGATGCTATGGCCATGGGTTTGCCTGTTATTGGCACGAATTCAGGAGGAACACCGGAGCAGATTGAAAATCATGTCCGTGGTCTTTTAGTTTCACCACGCAATTCCCAAGACATTGCTTGGGCAATAAGTGAGTATGTTGAAAATCCAAACTTGATATGCGAACATGGTGAAAATGCAAAAAATTGGGTATTTAAAGAACATAGTTGGCAAAATAAAGTAACAAAATTAAATGCATTATATAGTCAAGCACTGGAGAAATAA
- a CDS encoding leukocidin family pore-forming toxin, translating to MNYKSNIFLFFSIFYLNFVTSCGKFENDDNIKYNNQKNFNSVLSRQLILSSIEDIKNNNINEKYDENEIIVMDLRNKFNSDELLSLMGKLGGLQIYANYVIIKKTIEGSHYTVLQDIPTAEELNSLLIKINNKNSNRKKTNKVGFDPEKNFLNSSVATVTLLARNRQCPMRKFYQTKTTNYDEKRDYCNSKAFVELNYKIDMSGSKATLKEDLKTGRIIKTENGKYLMITVSPTEEGGTGWHLTNQIHQEHNWFESWANRWDFVGPFANKYQFWIRHLNKTEGVRLVETFPQNTNPESNVVESHGVTVGLSGALKGGIDSKGLPSANVDLGTSVQIADRRDVSFKTQEYTVENESYDNNAIWAWNAKVNEKLCDYLTRKDISFCYFTGFLWDTSWTSNKNKFSALSHKSFTPSFQAIYKAKKEVTDISTFEVGTNVETGVIIGSIVPIVAVSLFRTVLDTYTMPSVSQVLSVDWSSPYFASEQNIRLQNMSDINNTKCLTVSINGRINQERCKESRSQVWGYDNDEKIFKTRLIANSCLTLNSNNELLIKECSMDNNQKWILNKEGFIQLYSNKTKVIGQDKNGELKLFHMDSQKGTVFEAFQAKL from the coding sequence ATGAATTATAAATCTAATATTTTTTTATTTTTTTCAATTTTTTATTTAAACTTTGTAACTAGTTGCGGTAAATTTGAAAATGATGACAATATAAAATATAATAATCAAAAAAATTTTAATTCCGTATTAAGTAGACAATTAATTTTATCATCAATTGAAGATATTAAAAATAATAATATTAATGAAAAATATGATGAAAACGAAATTATTGTTATGGACTTAAGAAATAAATTTAATTCAGATGAACTCTTGTCCTTAATGGGAAAATTAGGAGGATTACAAATTTATGCAAATTATGTCATTATTAAAAAAACCATCGAGGGTTCTCATTATACCGTATTACAAGATATTCCTACAGCAGAAGAATTAAATAGTTTATTGATAAAAATAAATAATAAAAATTCAAATAGAAAAAAAACAAATAAAGTAGGATTTGACCCAGAGAAAAATTTTTTAAACAGCAGTGTGGCAACTGTGACTTTATTAGCTAGAAATAGACAATGTCCTATGAGAAAATTTTATCAAACAAAAACTACAAATTATGATGAAAAAAGAGACTATTGTAATTCAAAAGCTTTTGTAGAATTAAATTATAAAATAGATATGTCCGGATCTAAAGCGACGTTAAAAGAAGATTTAAAAACAGGACGTATTATAAAAACGGAAAATGGCAAATATTTAATGATCACGGTTTCTCCTACGGAAGAAGGGGGAACGGGTTGGCATTTGACAAACCAAATTCATCAGGAGCACAATTGGTTTGAATCCTGGGCAAATAGATGGGATTTTGTAGGACCTTTTGCAAATAAATATCAGTTTTGGATAAGACATTTAAATAAAACAGAGGGAGTTCGTTTAGTCGAAACCTTTCCACAAAATACCAATCCAGAAAGCAATGTGGTCGAAAGCCATGGCGTTACAGTTGGATTATCAGGAGCCTTAAAAGGAGGTATCGATAGCAAAGGTCTTCCTTCTGCTAATGTGGATTTAGGAACATCGGTTCAAATTGCAGATCGAAGAGATGTCTCCTTTAAAACGCAAGAATATACTGTTGAAAATGAAAGCTATGACAATAACGCCATTTGGGCTTGGAATGCAAAAGTTAATGAAAAATTATGTGATTATTTAACGCGTAAGGATATTAGTTTTTGTTACTTTACAGGTTTTTTATGGGATACGAGCTGGACCTCAAACAAGAATAAATTTTCAGCACTTAGCCATAAATCATTTACTCCTTCCTTTCAGGCGATTTATAAAGCAAAAAAAGAAGTGACTGATATCTCCACATTTGAGGTGGGAACAAATGTGGAAACAGGAGTGATTATAGGATCGATTGTTCCCATTGTCGCTGTTTCTTTATTTAGAACTGTTTTAGATACCTATACAATGCCCTCGGTCTCGCAAGTTTTAAGTGTGGATTGGAGTTCCCCCTATTTTGCGTCGGAGCAAAATATCAGACTTCAAAATATGTCTGATATTAATAATACGAAGTGTCTTACCGTAAGTATAAATGGCAGAATAAATCAAGAAAGATGTAAAGAAAGTCGATCTCAAGTTTGGGGCTATGACAATGATGAAAAGATATTTAAAACCCGCTTAATTGCAAATTCATGTTTGACGTTAAATTCAAATAATGAATTATTAATTAAAGAATGTTCAATGGATAATAATCAAAAATGGATTTTAAATAAAGAAGGATTTATTCAATTATATTCCAATAAAACAAAAGTGATTGGGCAAGATAAAAATGGAGAACTGAAGCTGTTTCATATGGATTCCCAAAAAGGAACAGTATTTGAAGCTTTTCAGGCAAAACTATAA
- a CDS encoding leukocidin family pore-forming toxin gives MYHKFNNSLFFLSLSLAIATGCAKFEKEGIKNQQSLSSKLSHQLLLTSIDDLKNINIFEKYDENKVIIFDLRNNSNSEKLMSIMGQLGGVQISGNYVIIKKTIEGAKYIVLQDANTNEELNNILRLNENKNYDEKKIGTKKFNTAKNFMNGNAVNIALIRRNLKCPMRIYYDNGYNNTRDYCNSNAFLELNYKIDMSGSKELLKVDDKTGDVTRTENGKYVMITVSPLEEGGTGWHLAEELGQGYNWWQSWANRREFVGPFANKYEFWIKHLTPENKASLIESFPQNTNPESIVVESHGMTVGLSGNLKASEEAGGSVDLGASIQVTDRRDVSFKTQEYSVENGSYDDNASWVWDSKLDNKICDFLTRRDFNFCYFSGALWDSTWTTNKNKISAIGYKSFTPSFQAIYKADQYALGTSTFEIGTRATTSVILGTVIPAGMLVSKFFINTDSYILPQITQKFNIDWTSPYLSPEQNIRLQNISEIKKTNCITANQDGLVTQEECKKSREQVWGYDNDEKQFKTRMKYNSCLTLGSDNSLYINNCSMNNDQKWVLNTEGYIQLYLDRTKVVGINSKGQLAITSAGSRRNLKFDAFQAQL, from the coding sequence ATGTATCATAAATTTAATAATTCTTTGTTTTTTTTGAGTTTATCTTTAGCTATAGCCACTGGGTGTGCTAAATTTGAAAAAGAAGGAATTAAAAATCAACAAAGTTTGAGTTCAAAATTAAGTCATCAGTTGCTACTAACTTCTATTGATGATCTTAAGAATATTAATATATTTGAAAAATACGATGAAAATAAAGTCATTATTTTTGACTTAAGAAATAATTCTAACTCAGAAAAACTCATGTCGATAATGGGGCAATTAGGAGGAGTACAAATAAGTGGAAATTATGTCATAATAAAGAAAACAATTGAGGGTGCAAAATATATTGTTTTACAAGATGCTAATACAAATGAAGAATTAAATAATATCTTAAGATTAAATGAAAATAAAAATTATGATGAAAAAAAAATTGGTACAAAAAAATTTAATACAGCTAAAAATTTTATGAATGGAAATGCTGTAAATATTGCATTAATTAGGAGAAATTTAAAATGCCCTATGAGAATTTATTATGATAATGGTTATAATAATACAAGAGATTATTGTAATTCAAATGCTTTTTTAGAATTAAATTATAAAATAGATATGTCGGGATCGAAAGAACTTTTAAAAGTAGATGATAAGACAGGCGATGTCACTAGAACTGAAAACGGAAAGTATGTGATGATTACGGTATCTCCTTTAGAAGAAGGAGGAACGGGATGGCATTTAGCTGAGGAGTTGGGACAAGGTTACAATTGGTGGCAATCGTGGGCGAATAGAAGAGAGTTTGTAGGTCCTTTTGCAAATAAATATGAATTTTGGATAAAGCATTTAACACCTGAAAATAAAGCGAGTTTGATAGAATCGTTTCCACAAAATACCAATCCCGAAAGTATTGTTGTCGAAAGCCATGGCATGACTGTGGGTTTGTCTGGAAATTTAAAAGCAAGTGAAGAAGCAGGTGGTTCCGTAGATTTAGGTGCTTCGATTCAGGTCACAGATAGAAGAGATGTTTCTTTTAAAACTCAAGAATATTCAGTTGAAAATGGAAGTTATGATGATAATGCCTCTTGGGTTTGGGATTCGAAGTTGGATAATAAAATTTGTGATTTCTTAACACGAAGAGACTTCAATTTTTGTTACTTTTCCGGCGCTTTGTGGGATTCAACCTGGACAACAAATAAAAATAAGATTTCTGCCATTGGCTACAAATCTTTTACCCCTTCTTTTCAAGCAATCTATAAAGCGGATCAATATGCATTAGGGACCTCCACTTTTGAAATAGGCACAAGAGCAACAACATCTGTGATTTTAGGAACTGTTATTCCTGCTGGTATGTTGGTATCTAAATTTTTCATTAATACAGATTCTTATATTTTACCTCAGATAACACAAAAATTTAATATCGATTGGACTTCTCCTTATTTATCTCCAGAACAAAACATTCGTTTACAAAATATATCTGAAATTAAAAAGACAAATTGTATAACGGCAAATCAAGATGGTCTTGTAACTCAAGAAGAATGCAAAAAAAGCAGAGAACAGGTATGGGGTTATGATAATGATGAAAAGCAGTTTAAAACAAGAATGAAATACAACTCATGTTTGACATTAGGTTCTGATAATTCATTGTATATCAATAATTGTAGTATGAATAATGACCAAAAGTGGGTACTTAATACAGAGGGATATATTCAATTATATTTAGACAGAACAAAAGTAGTGGGAATAAATTCAAAGGGACAATTGGCAATTACCAGTGCAGGTTCACGTAGAAATCTTAAATTTGATGCTTTTCAAGCGCAGCTATAA
- a CDS encoding leukocidin family pore-forming toxin — protein sequence MGNKLKYSLLLSSLIVVSQQSFAKDASRSVEKNIELNERDEICQNSKNYIKIASSADLNSIKELFDRHETLLFDLTKADENEKKKLISLMSKTGALSFQENFVLLRKGHKGPEYTLFENIPTEQELDVLIPKLKFKMAHSDVDILNGSQATIKIVGKNLSCPMRLYYGYSKDLYQKDYCDNNAFVELNYKIDMSGSKFTEVKDPATGKITKTESGKYLMITLSPQEEGGTGWHMADDMTQTMHWSGFSTWYQYLAPFANKYRFWIKHITNNNNVTLVETYPQNSNPEFSVTESRGFTVGLSGGLKGGIDAKGNPSGNIDLGASMQMTNRKDVSYKTQEYSVENNSYDSKAEWIWNAKVDEKICEYLSYRDMNSACYFSSTIFESYMISRKDKFSAISHKAFTPSIQAIFKTKSDENGISTFELGTNADAGVLLGYSYSIPSPAIISMIPLFHKHELDTYTMPNVTRSFSVDWSSPYFASEQTLRLQDVSSIYTTKCVAVKNDNSVFLDDCIKGERAIAWGYDNDTNQFKSRSKNGYCLAVNSESIIHLEECNFNNNQKFSYKENSNDGNSFFIKTKFGEEKIIAADKNDGKLKLISMGSNEVTPLSLSAFQADL from the coding sequence ATGGGGAATAAATTAAAATATTCATTACTTTTATCAAGTTTGATAGTGGTATCGCAGCAAAGCTTTGCGAAAGACGCTTCAAGATCAGTGGAAAAAAATATTGAACTCAATGAGCGCGATGAGATATGTCAAAATTCAAAAAATTATATAAAAATTGCAAGTTCTGCTGATCTTAATAGTATTAAAGAATTGTTTGATCGGCATGAAACACTTTTATTTGATTTAACTAAAGCAGATGAAAACGAGAAAAAAAAGTTAATATCTTTAATGTCTAAAACGGGTGCTCTCAGTTTTCAAGAAAACTTTGTTTTACTCAGAAAAGGACACAAGGGACCTGAGTACACTTTGTTTGAGAATATTCCAACGGAACAAGAATTAGATGTTCTCATTCCGAAATTAAAATTTAAAATGGCTCATTCCGATGTCGATATTTTAAATGGATCTCAGGCAACTATAAAAATAGTTGGTAAAAATTTATCATGTCCTATGAGATTATATTATGGATATAGTAAAGATTTATATCAAAAAGATTATTGTGATAATAACGCGTTTGTTGAATTAAATTATAAAATTGATATGTCGGGTTCCAAGTTCACTGAAGTAAAAGATCCTGCCACAGGAAAAATTACAAAAACAGAAAGTGGAAAATATTTAATGATTACACTTTCTCCTCAAGAAGAAGGAGGAACAGGATGGCATATGGCAGATGATATGACACAAACTATGCATTGGTCAGGATTTTCAACTTGGTATCAATATCTAGCACCTTTTGCAAATAAATATCGTTTTTGGATAAAACATATCACAAATAACAACAATGTTACTTTGGTTGAGACCTATCCACAAAACTCAAATCCAGAGTTTTCAGTAACAGAAAGTCGTGGATTTACTGTGGGGTTATCGGGAGGTTTGAAAGGTGGAATTGATGCTAAAGGAAATCCTTCCGGTAATATTGATTTAGGCGCTTCGATGCAGATGACAAATAGAAAAGACGTGTCCTACAAAACTCAAGAATATTCTGTTGAAAATAATAGCTATGATAGCAAGGCAGAATGGATTTGGAATGCAAAAGTAGATGAAAAAATTTGCGAGTATCTTTCGTATAGAGATATGAACTCGGCATGCTATTTTTCGAGCACAATTTTTGAATCGTATATGATTTCTAGAAAAGATAAATTTTCGGCTATCAGTCATAAAGCTTTTACGCCCTCTATTCAGGCTATTTTTAAAACAAAATCTGATGAGAATGGGATATCTACTTTTGAATTAGGTACCAATGCTGATGCGGGGGTTTTATTAGGATACTCCTACTCCATTCCTTCTCCTGCAATCATTTCAATGATTCCTTTATTTCATAAGCACGAATTAGATACATATACGATGCCTAATGTGACAAGATCTTTTTCTGTGGATTGGAGCTCTCCTTATTTTGCCTCGGAACAAACTTTAAGGTTACAAGATGTTTCATCAATTTATACAACAAAATGTGTTGCTGTTAAAAATGATAACTCTGTGTTTTTAGATGACTGTATTAAAGGAGAAAGAGCTATAGCATGGGGATATGATAACGATACAAATCAATTTAAATCTCGTTCAAAAAATGGTTATTGCTTAGCAGTAAATTCAGAAAGTATAATTCATTTAGAAGAGTGTAATTTTAATAATAATCAAAAGTTTTCTTATAAAGAAAATTCTAATGATGGCAATAGTTTCTTCATTAAAACAAAATTTGGTGAGGAAAAAATTATTGCAGCGGATAAAAATGATGGAAAATTAAAACTCATTTCAATGGGTTCAAATGAGGTTACTCCATTATCATTAAGTGCTTTTCAAGCTGATTTATAA